The genomic DNA TGTGCTGTCATTGCTGGAGACAATAACCGAGACCAGGAGCGGTTGCGAAGCAATGGACCCAGGAGGGTAAGTAAAGAACAGTTTTTCATTATATTACTGTGGTCATACCCTATAATTATACAGGTATACAGGGATAAGGATCTACATATGGTTTTATGCTGACATCTTGAGAAGTCACATAATACAAAGCGTTCCAGTTAATGATGTTACCGCTCATTTCATCAGCAGCAAAATAATCCATAATATTCTCATCGGTCAGAGTTTTATTCCACATGTTAAGATCTGTTATCTCTCCTACAAAGGAGTCATTGAAATTTCCACCATAAATGTATGGCTTTTCACCAATTCTGATGAGAGGTTCAGCGGTGATATTCACATCATCCCATTTCCCATTTTTAGTGTATTTTGTCCCATCGATCCACAACACCAAGGTGGAAGAGTTCCACGTGGCACAAATGCTGGTCCACTCTGTAAAATTATTGCCCTGCAAATCATAAAAATGATCTTGATTATCTACCGATAGTAAAAACTGATTTCTCTTGCCTGGATAGTAATGGAGGAGAAATGCGTTTTCCTTTCTCCAAGTGGCCAATGAAAATAAGGAATATTCTCGGGTTAGATTTGAGTGAAATCTCATGCAGACGGTGGCTTCGCTAAACGGGCCAAGATATTCTGGTAGTAGCCAAACATACGAGGTGGACGACTCCTTGGGAAAAGCAAACAGTTTATCTTTCATATCTGTATACAAAAAGAAAACAATTAATTAACGTTATTTTTAGGGGTTGTCTAATTTCATAAATCTAGTTCTTCGAAATAGGGTTTAAAAGAAGACCAAAAGCATCCAGTTTTTGCTCCTAAATAATTTGTTCTATTTGTTCCCCCAAttgttctgttttttgttttttctcaatCCTCTGTACTGTTCCGGAGATACAGGCCATTCACTGAGGAGGTGATGTTCAcaagatcctctggggcgtgtctttaggctcttCTGCATTattatcctgtgagccacacccctgtAGTAAACACAATAAAAAttagcccatatctctggaaccgtatggtagatttaaaaaaaaaaaacaaaaaacagaatacTCAGGGCAGCGGAGAGAATATAGTATAACAAAATCTAGCCTGGAGTCAGGTCCTCTTTAAGGTCAGAATCTTCGTCTATTAGCTAGCGTGCAGAGCGGCTATAAAGTGTGTCTCCTGCTCTGGAGGACCCAACATTTCCATGCATTACAAGGACAACTTATTTATTTTAAAAGGGACTGTGTTAATATTTATTTACCTCGTGGGGGTGCTCGTGAGAAATTGAACACTAGTAGGTTGGTTACTACATAAATTGGTTTCTAGGACTGGGACACTTTGTGTTATGCTCCTCTCATTCTGATGAATAGGGATTGTCCAAAGaggaaaaaattaaaggggttgtccaaacgaAAAAGTAATCGCTATTATAGTCCTCTACAGCTTCagcaaaaaatatataataatatataaaaattCTAATCACCATAATTTTCTCCTTTTaaagtaaagaaataaaaaatgtaaaacacgtttatatttatatgtttatatttggtattgctgcatccataGAAATCCAATATATCAAAATACAATATAAATTATCCCCAAACAGTAAAAGCCAAAAGAGAAGAGTAAAATGATAATGCTAATATTGCATTTATTTTAGTCAACAAAAAATGCAAAGAAATTATTAAAGCAGCGTATGTACCCCCTAAATATGCTACCAGTAACTCATTCCCTTGCCAAGCAAAAAGCAAGCTTCTATATACACAGACTTAGGTTGGGAGGGAGAGGGTACTACATCAGGTCTGGTCAGGAACAGGGGTTGGAAGGTGGTCCAGACATCGACACCATCAGACGTATCTTTgtaatcagggacagctagggcccccttaGCCTAAGGGCCAGTCTAAGAGCCACAGTCCTCTGTTATTCAATGCCACCACCCCATGACatccggattatggccccaacattgCTTACTGGAATTTTCACTAgtatagaaattcttctgtaaccaatgttatcagtatgttttgcaacaataagtttATAAAGGTCtcaagacagctcactggttttacccatcatgagatgtttcttgtgtgacacctttgCAATGAAATACCTTTTTATCAGGTGAACCAGCTTATATTATTTttcgcaggattgctttctaattactgatatagtttagctggtgtcatgacttttcatggcttttttcCAACTCTCTTTCCCGGTGTTCAATACTTGTTCTCTGTGTCATTTATCATTATTACACTCAacttaatttatagacatctatagtttgatttatttcctttgtggattggatggattattactgacatctagtgagatattcatgtcaatagcaccttttgaaGTACATTTCCTTAGAAAATTGTTAAGGAGTTCAATTATTATTTCACACTCTGTAGGTAAATGAAAACATAGGGAATCTTAAAAGTTGGGGGACACAAACCAACTTTTTCATTTACTAATTTATTATATTTTTCCTCttaaataaaaaacaacaacaaatccTTACAATTTTAGTATTGCCATCTTGGTTCAGACCCAAGTAATCATATTTCCAGGTAATTTTTACTGCTTATGAAGAAGGTGGGGAAAAAACCAAATTCACAAAAGTTGTAAATTGGTCAAGTAGCAGTGAAGAGATTTTAACCTACCTGTTTCACCCCAAACTCCCGAAATCCACAACATTAACCAGATCAGCATCCTATCAATGTCTTGTGAATCCGGTAAAGTAAGGCAAAGTATTTCAGTACAAGTACGGTATTCACTACGTACAATTCACCCTCCTTACTCCAAACCCGGGAGAATTTATCTAACATATCTTAAATCTATAAGTTAAATATGTGGAGATGAATCTCATTATATCTCATTTCCTCTAGCTCTTTAGAAAACCTAAAAATAAATAGAGGAACAGTGAGATAAGTTTAATTTAATTGAGGGTCATGaaaaatggaagtaaactctggactacagaacaggagaaggacttgggtattctcattacaaataagctgagcagcagcactcaatgtcaggcagcagctgcaaaagcaaacaagattttaagagagattagatcccatgatcccaacgtattgttacccctctataaatcacttgtaaggccacatctggaatatgggatccagttttgggctccacattttaaaaaggacattcagaagttagagtcagttcaaaggtggcaactagactactacaaggaatggaggccgcccgtatgatgagtaatggaggcctcccgtatgatgagaggttgaaaaagttagatatgtttagcttagaaaaaagacgtctcagaggagatctcatttatatgtataaatacatgtgtggtcaatataaaggactggcacatgacttattgcttccaaagacagtactaaggaccagggggcactcactgcgagtggaagaaaagcgattccggcagctaaataggaaagggttctttacagttagagcagtcagactgtggaatgccgaccacaagaggtagtaatggcagatactataacagcttttatatcagggctggatgatttcctcagtacaaaacattgttagttataaatgacttagtgaccaatgtagaactggtggaggaaggttgaactagatggacctaggtcttttttcaacctaagtaactatgtaaaaaagTGTTGGAAAAGAATCCATATTTGGAGCTTGATATCAATAGGAGCAAATCGTATGGTGTAAAATCAACTTCTTAAACTTTTCCGGTAGTGGTCCAGAAGATGGCTCGCCAACCTCTGACTGGACAGTCTCATACACTGTTCCCTCACCCCTCAAAGTATAGAATCCAGCCCATCACCCCTGGTGTATGACATCTTGGGTCATCCGTTTTCCCTACTCGCCTCTTTGTGAACGACAGTCCATGTTTAATGGTGGTAACACAACATTACACAGGTGACAATCTGTCAATTCTTTGGGACACAGGGCAAAGATTGAAATCCATGGGGCAGGGGCAAAGTCCTTGGCGGCAAGGTCAAAAAGGCAGAGTTCAGGAGGCAGGGCAGGGTCCATGGGTAGTGTGCGAGGTCCATAGTGACAAAGTCCTTGGCAAAGGGCGTGGAATCCTTTCGCCAGTCACAGTTTTGCAATCCAGCAGGGGGGAGCACAACGTGACCAAACAAACTTTGGGGGGGGGAGAAAACAACAACACAACATCTGCTACTTCCGGCCAACTTCTGCCGGAGAAAGAGTGACATGAACCGTGTGTCCATGTAAAACACCCAGATATGCAGGTGTTTCACATGGACACAGGGTCTTGGTCAAAGCACACAGGGTGTGAAGATTCTATTGACTTTAATTTCTATGCGTGTGAATGTTTCGCCAGTATGAGTGAAAACGAACACTACTTGGACTGGAGACATggaggtgtgaaggaggcctcaaAAATATCATTGAGCCAAGATCTCACTCTGTGCAAGCACCACCCCGGGTCTTTGTTATTTTAGACAAGCTGGGAAATTAATCTGCACACATTATACTTGGCAATGACGGCCTGCTCCTGCCAACAATTCTGCAGCTTCCATTGGCATCACTTTGTCAGAGCAGTTTCTTCCTATCAAGCTTTACTCTGTTGATGGGGCGTCACTGCCATTGTCATGATGATTGATAGCCGACTCCCTGCTGCCTTACTGCTTTACAGAGCAAGACAGACCAAAAGCTACTCTCATGTCAGGTCAAATGAAGGTGTAGAATTGCTGGCAGGCAGCCATTTTGAACTAGCAGGAAGTCACCAGGCAGAGTAGGTACTACCTGGCTGTAAGTTTTTAGCTccataattataataaaaaagtCACTAATAACCCTTTCCCCTTTCAAAAATTCAGAAACTTTCTTGTTCCATTCtctctttttttaaactttttgatatgTTTGTAAGACAGGACTGGAATTTTTCAAGATCATCCGCATTGGTGGGAACCTAGCCACAAAGTTCTACAAAGTCTTTGGACAAAATTCTACTATCTCAGTGCTGTTTCCATTGCATTCCTGCATATAAGTAAGACAGACCCTAAGTAAATAAAACTGTAAAGGCTGAGAGGCAGAAAAAAACAGGTATCCATTGGGTAGAAACAAAAAGTGGAGGCGAGATCTGACAAGAAGCCAACATGAATAGATTTAGAAAAATCATCACCTTTCAACCTACTCCGGGTGATTGTTCTTATGTCGTCTTGTAAGTGGACCTTGCAATAACACACTGCTAAGTACACCGATGTGTGTTTCGCATACAGTTTAGTCAGGGGTATCTGGCTACCACATTGCAGCTACAAGTAGTAAAAGTGAAGATGACGGCACTCACCACAACATGGAAAAatcttttttattttctcatagcAAGCAATACAAATTACAGGATTTTGTGGCAACTAACACGTCTACAGACACCCAATGTGCTCTTTGTGTATAGCTTAGTCAGTGGCACTGAGATACCACATTGCAGATATCAGAAATCAAATAtattataaaattgttttttataaaaaaaaaaaaaaattatgcaagAGTAGTAAAACATTAAAAAATTGTATTGCAGGTCAATGCAGCCTATGCCATTAACGTGTACTGTTAGTGCACAATAAAATAAACCAGGAGCAGTTGTGAAtcgctggacccagggagggtaaATAACCCATAATTATACAGGTATACAGGGATAAGGCTCTACATATGGTTGTATGTTATAAGAATGAGGGCAAGATGTGATATCATATCAAACATTATGTAAAGACTACACCCTGACAACATTTATGCATACTGGGAGAACTAAGGGGAAACGTAGTCATGGTCACAAACCAGACCAATGGGTCAAGAATTGAATCAGCACAACTTCTTTGCAAAAGTATAACAAAGTGTTTATTTAAATAGGTCAtgaagcaaaaaagtgacatatagTATATAATAACATCAATACATAGAACAGAGATCAGGCTCATAAGGGTGTCACAGATAAAAAACACATGGGTCCACATCCCATACGGGGGGTATGATCAAAATAACCAGTGCCATGACCCAGGAAAACCCCAGTAAAAAGAGTCAGTAGTCACCAAGAGACCGCATCACATGGTACATCACCAATTAGATTATATAACAAATATTATCATATAAGCCACAGATACGTATGGGACATAATATATCTGGGGGTAGGTCATGGACTACAGTGGTAGTTCAGAGCAAACGGGTAAATGTAAGAAACAgcacaacataattatttacaaccCGTCATGAGTTTACCCATAATGGTCAGTGGAGcccgagaaaaacgtgccccgacgcgcacgtttcgttgtcttcttcggggggccgtggtatGATGTGTGGAACACTGTACCACGCttatgtggcaccctggcctagccaggtcgtcacagataacatacaaacaccccacccccattagacatggacaccagccaaacacaaaacccttgttgcctccctccagtgtctgatgtccacaccagatggggcggagccaagcggttggccccacccaccgaggagttcacaggcctggaggcgggaaaagtgagagttgagtccaggaggtggaagtgagaggagtaaacacttgggtgtctgggtttgtggcccaggcactgacagcaaggttggcagacggtggtggccgtctgcaggagtggtgaagcaacgcggaaccatagggtcgggcgttggcccgccggtaccgaccggggagcgaagtgaagccagcacacacaggcagggccatcggaccccgaccaggcttggcgccgctgacaatagtcaaatccgagcgtgatgcgaaccccaggggtttcccaacagccaaagacccgattgaaggcaaccgcccacaccgtgagggtatacagctaccacctaaggctagagacccaagagccagcgcctccgggcaaacaggctctccggtacccatacaccggggagcggactaccgttggggatccatagtagtcaaacaagaacatcaaggtgcagggaaagacagctgccatcacctgtccggggagagacactgcagccggctgcgggacccgtccatccagccgtttagtttaccgaggactttgtgcatctcttactgagtgagtacacccgtgccagccggcaccgtgccgcgctgtccctgcaaccctgcacctcgccaaccctgcctccccgtcacatcattgggtcccgggaccactgacccctacccacggagggggaaaacaacatcccagctgctccctaccatcgctcccgggatccccgtcaccagcagcggtggtgcccatctccaccacgacccgtgggtggcgtcacggactaaatcccccaaactaaaaacccctttcactcacgggcgaggagcgccgctcgagtcttcgGATCCGGAccacgagccaccgagcagcagccgcagcagcgccggacccgagcgttagcgagagcgcagcagcggcggcgtcctccccgcccgcgacacttaaatAGCCCGCTTATGCGACCAGCTTGCCAGCCATTGGTCGCGTGCAGGGCGGAACTCGCAACAGAGGTCCGTGTCATCGGGCACTCCCGGAAATGACGCGAGCACTTCCTGTGTCATCACACAGGATGCGCGCGTCATTCCGTGTGGAGGCCGGCCGACGCGAACATGAATGGAGTGCCACCGCGCACGCGCACCGCTGCCGCGGCTATTTTGGAGATGGGCAAGAGGAAGGGCAAAGTGTAAAGGTAAAAGGACAGCACATGTATCCATAAGGTATATAGGCGCAACTATATATAGAGATCCATAGTCGGCATGTGGATGTAGTGAAAGAGCACCCATCATATGTTAGTATATAGAGTGCATAGGCAACGGAGGGTGCACCAACAACCACGCCCCCTGCATTCATATGGATAAACTCCAGTCACATAAAGCATAAGAAACCGAACAGATGCTCATAGAAAATGGAAAGGGGTTGTCTGAAAGGACTCACAAACAGGGGGTAAACAGTGCAGAGGCATCCACCACAGGAACCACCTATAGCGGAGGATGCGACTGCACATGCATAGCCGGTAAGGATACATTCCCCCCTTCCTAATGTGCGCCAATATATCGACCAGGTATAGAGACATGTAGCATCGAATTACATAGGTGTATACATATAAACATATGCAGTCCTTTCCTAAGTAAGATGAACCTGTAAAGTTAAAacagacaaaaacaaaaagaaaaacacatacacaccaacattaataaaaatgtttaaaaaggACAACGAGCCAATAAAGCGAGTCCAAGAAAGCTACATTATAACCTAAAACTAGGTTCGGAGGAAGTCATAGGAAAGGAGAGAAGGATAACTTCTCATTAAGACCGCCGGGTGACATAGTACCCAAAGTGACAATCCATCTGCACTCAAGACGTGCCAGCGCCTGCTGGTAGTTACCACAACTAAAGcctttttaaacatttttattaatgttggtgtgtatgtgtttttctttttgtttttgtctgtTTTAACTTTACAGGTTCATCTTACCACGTCTGTATATCTTCCGTCTTTTGGATTATCACCTGATGGGGTTATATCTCCTTTTGGGACTTTTGGATATGCCAGTTCTTGGATATGTGAAGTTCGAACCCGTATGGATCTGTAATACCAACTGGCTATACATCCTGCCCCAAACttgactgacattaagaatctctggcttaatactagctagtaaaacaaagctagtattaacccattattacccagcaacccacccggcttcagggctgctggaagagttggatacagcgccagatgatggcgcttctatgaaagcaccatttttggGGGCAActgctgcaatt from Anomaloglossus baeobatrachus isolate aAnoBae1 chromosome 12, aAnoBae1.hap1, whole genome shotgun sequence includes the following:
- the LOC142257880 gene encoding C-reactive protein-like, with protein sequence MLIWLMLWISGVWGETDMKDKLFAFPKESSTSYVWLLPEYLGPFSEATVCMRFHSNLTREYSLFSLATWRKENAFLLHYYPGKRNQFLLSVDNQDHFYDLQGNNFTEWTSICATWNSSTLVLWIDGTKYTKNGKWDDVNITAEPLIRIGEKPYIYGGNFNDSFVGEITDLNMWNKTLTDENIMDYFAADEMSGNIINWNALYYVTSQDVSIKPYVDPYPCIPV